The nucleotide sequence GCCGCGCAGGTCGGCACCGGGGGGCGGCCCCGCGGGCCGGCCGGTGATGGCGGCGCGGGCGTCGTGGGTCGTGCTCATCTCGGGCTCCAGGAGGTGGGATGGCGGATCGCGAGTCGGCGGAGCGCGGCGAGGTCGAGTGCGCCGTGCTGTGCCATGGCCGTGCGGAGCTCCTCGGTCAGCAGCTCGGCGACGTGGGCCGCGCCGACGTCGCCGGCCCCGGCCAGTCCGGTGAGGAAACCGCGACCGCTGAAGACGGCCCGGGCGCCGAGTGCCAGCGCGCGGGCGACGTCGAGACCGCTGCGGATCCCGCTGTCGAACAGGACGGTGCATCGGTCGCCGACGGCCTCGGTGACCGCCGGCAGCACGTCGATCGCGGCAGGGGCCGCGTCGGACTGGCGGCCACCGTGGTTGGACACCAGGACGCCGTCGGCGCCGGCGTCGACGGCCGCGCGGGCGTCGTCGGGGTGCAGGATCCCCTTGACGACCAGTGACCGCGGCCAGATCGCGCGGAACCGGCGTACCTCGTCCCAGCTCAGGCCACCGCGCAGCTCGCGCTGGACGAACCCGGCAACCGCGCCGAGATCGGGCTCGCCATCGGGGGCGTCGACGTAGCGGGCGATGTTGGCGAACAGCGGAACCCGGCTGCGCAGCGCCGCCCGGGTCCAGGCCGGATGCAGCGCCAGCTGCACGCCGAGCCGGGGCGACGGACGGAACGGCACCGACAGCCCGTTGCGCAGGTCGCGCGGCCGCTTGGACCGGACCGGCGCATCGAGCGCCAGCACCAGCACCTGCGCGCCGGCGACCTCGGCCCGCCGGACGAGGTCGATGCTGACCCGGTGCTCGTCGCGGGGCATCCCGTAGAGCTGGAACCACAATCGCTCACCGCAGATCGCGGCCAGGTCCTCGATCGACGCCGACGCCAGCGTGCCGGTGACGTACGGCAGCCCGGCCGCCGCGGCGGTCCCGGCGAGGCGCCGGGACGCGTCCGGCCAGGCGACGCCGTCGTTGCCGGTCGGGGCGATCCCGATCGGCACCTCGTAGCGCCGGCCGAACAGCTCGACGCCGGTGTCGACCGTCCCGATCCGCCCGTACCGCGGGACGATCTCGATCCCGTCCAGCGCCGCGCGGTTGCGTGCGCCGCCGCGGTCGTCGCCGGTGCCGCCGTCGACGAAGTCGAACGCGAACCGCGGCGAGCGACGCCGGGCCGCCCGCTCCAGGTCGGTCATGGTCGGGAACCGGCGGCGCCGCAGCGCCTCCGGCGTGCGCCCGCTCGCCGGACCCCAGCCGGCGCCGGACCGGGTGGTCCGCCAGGTCAGCGCGTGCAGCGGGTCCGCGCGGCGACTCACCGGGCGCACTCCCGCAACTGGGTGATCGTCGAGGAAACCGAGATCTGCTCGGGATCGGTGACGACCTCGATCACGGTCGGGCCGTCCCTCAGCAGCGCCGTCGCCAGGGCCGGTCCGAACTCGGCGTCGCACCGCACGGTCTCGCCCGCGGCGCCGAAGGCCCGGGCCAGCGCCGCGAAGTCCGGGTTGCCGAGATCGGAGCCGACGACCCGGCCGGGGTGCGCCCGCTCCTGGTGCATCCGGATCGAGCCGTACATGTTGTTGTTCATCACGACCAGCACCACCGGGGTGCGCAGGCGGACGGCGGTCTCCAGCTCCTGCACGGTCATCATCGCGCCACCGTCGCCGGCCACCGCGACGACCGGCCGGTCCGGATGCGCGAGCCGGGCACCGATCGCAGCCGGCAGCGCATAGCCCATCGCCCCGGAGGCCGCACCGACGTAGCTGTGCGGGCGACGGAAGCGGAAGAAGGTGTGCAGCCAGCCGGCGAAGTTCCCGGCGTCGTTGGTGATCACCGCGTCGTCCGGCAGCCCGGCCCTGAGCAGCCGGATCACCTGCCGGGAGTCGACGCGGTCGGTGTGCTCGGCCTCGGCGATCGCGGTCGCCTCCTCGTAGGCCGCGCGGCGCGCGGCCGCCCACTCCGCGCGGCCGGCCGGGATCCCGGCCGGGGCGGCGGTGGTGAGCTCGTCCAGGGCCGCTCCGGCGTCGGCGACGACGCCAAGGACCAGCGGATGGCTCTTCCCCAGCATCCGCGGGTCGATGTCGATCGCGACGACCCGCGCGTCGGTGATCGCGGTGTAGTTCTGCACGGTGATCTCGCCGAGCCGGGAGCCGACGGCGAGCACCAGGTCGGCGCCCGACAACGTCCGCACGATCTGCGGGTTCGTGCCCATCTGCAGGTGACCGGCGTAGAGCGGGTGGTCGTTGTCGAACACGTCGTGCCGGCGCCAGGCCGCCAGCACCGGAACCCCGGTCCGCTCGGCGAACTCGCGCAGCCGGTCCTCGGCGCCGCCGCGCAGCACGCCGGCCCCGGCGACGATCACCGGTCGCTCGGCCGCGGCCAGCTCGGCGAGTACATCGGTCACGTCGTCGGCCGAGGGGCGTGGCCGGGGCGGCGCGACCGGCGCCCGCACCGGCGCCGTGCTCGGCGCGCCGAAGACCTCCTCCGGCAGCGACAGCACCACCGGACCGGGCCGCCCGGTGGTGGCCAGCACCAGCGCCCGGTGCACCGCGCCGGGAACCCGGACCGGATCGGCCTCCTCGAACGCCGCCTTGGCGACCGGTCCGAGGAACGCGGGCACGTCGGTCTCCTGGAAGCCCTCCCGGCCCTGGTGGCGATGGCTCATCTGGCCGACGAGCACCAGCATGGGGGTGGAGTTCTCGGTCGCGGTGTGCACACCGATCGAGAGGTTCGCCGCCCCGACGGCCCGCCCGCCGAGTGCCACACCGACGGTGCCGCTCGCCGCGGCGTGCGCCTCGGCCATGAACGCGGCCCCGCCCTCGTGCCGGGTCGCGACGAACTCCGGCCGGCCCGGTTCGAGTAGGGCGTCCAGGAAGTGCGTCGCGCTCTCCGACGGCACGCCGAAGACGTGGCGGACCCCCCAGGCGGACAGCGTGTCGGCGAGGACGGTCGACACCGTCCGGGCGTCGGGGGTCATGCGGTGCGCTCCGTCGTGGTCGGCTCCGGCATCGGCTGCTCGGGCGCGCCGGGACCGCCGCGCCGGGCGAACAGGTGGAACAGGGTCATTGTCAGCATCGGGACGGCGACGGCGACGTAGGCGTTGTCGATGCCGAACGGGTTGCCGAGCAGGAACCAGCCGATCGTCGCGACGAGCGCGGCGAAGATCGAGGTCAGGGCACCGGTGCGGGTCCCGAAACCGGGCCGGAAGAACATGAGCAGCACCAGCACGGCGAGGCCGGCCCGCAGCGCCTTGGCCAGGAAGGTCACCGCGACGACGTCCTCGGCGGTGACCGCGAGCAGCACCGGGAGCAGGCCGACGGCGAGTGTCGCGGAGCGCAGCAGGAGCACGCTGCGCCGGTCGTCGCCGGTGCGGTTCATCGCCGGATCCAGGAAGTCCTTCACCAGCAGCGTCGAGCAGCCGAGGGTGATCGCCGCGACGGTGCCGAAGATGGCGCCGGCGAGCCCGGCGACGACGAACCCGGCGACCAGCGGCGGGAGATCGACGGTCAGCGAGGGCAGCGCCTGGATCGGGTCGATCCCTGGGTGGATCACGGCCGCGCTCATACCGACGACCGAGGCGAGCAGACCGTAGGGGATCAGGATGGCCGCCGACCACAGCGTCGCGATCCGGGCCCTGTGCGGGTCCGGGGTGGTCGCGATCGCCTGGACCACGTACTGGGTGGCGAAGATGGCGCCGACGCCGGCGACCATCCAGGCGAAGATCTGCGACCAGCCGACGCCGCTGACCGAGAAGAACTCGGGCGGCAGTTCGATGCGCAGGTTGCCGGGTCCACCGGCCCGGCCGATCGCGACGGCAGCCAGGATCCCGATACCCACGAGCATCACCAGGGCGTGCAGGACATTGGTGTAGACGACCGAGCGCATCCCGCCGATCAGCACGTAGACGGTCGCAGCGACGCCCACCAGCAGGATCGCCGGGACCTTGCCGATGCCGAGCAGGCCGGCCAGCACCGCGCCGCCGCTGGCGTAGGTCGAGACCGCGACGGTCATCAGCGCGCACACCATCAGCACCGAGGTGGCCTTGCGGACCCGCTCGCCGTAGAACCGGGCGAGCGCCCCGGAGATGGTCGA is from Pseudonocardia autotrophica and encodes:
- a CDS encoding alpha-hydroxy acid oxidase, giving the protein MSRRADPLHALTWRTTRSGAGWGPASGRTPEALRRRRFPTMTDLERAARRRSPRFAFDFVDGGTGDDRGGARNRAALDGIEIVPRYGRIGTVDTGVELFGRRYEVPIGIAPTGNDGVAWPDASRRLAGTAAAAGLPYVTGTLASASIEDLAAICGERLWFQLYGMPRDEHRVSIDLVRRAEVAGAQVLVLALDAPVRSKRPRDLRNGLSVPFRPSPRLGVQLALHPAWTRAALRSRVPLFANIARYVDAPDGEPDLGAVAGFVQRELRGGLSWDEVRRFRAIWPRSLVVKGILHPDDARAAVDAGADGVLVSNHGGRQSDAAPAAIDVLPAVTEAVGDRCTVLFDSGIRSGLDVARALALGARAVFSGRGFLTGLAGAGDVGAAHVAELLTEELRTAMAQHGALDLAALRRLAIRHPTSWSPR
- a CDS encoding thiamine pyrophosphate-dependent enzyme, with protein sequence MTPDARTVSTVLADTLSAWGVRHVFGVPSESATHFLDALLEPGRPEFVATRHEGGAAFMAEAHAAASGTVGVALGGRAVGAANLSIGVHTATENSTPMLVLVGQMSHRHQGREGFQETDVPAFLGPVAKAAFEEADPVRVPGAVHRALVLATTGRPGPVVLSLPEEVFGAPSTAPVRAPVAPPRPRPSADDVTDVLAELAAAERPVIVAGAGVLRGGAEDRLREFAERTGVPVLAAWRRHDVFDNDHPLYAGHLQMGTNPQIVRTLSGADLVLAVGSRLGEITVQNYTAITDARVVAIDIDPRMLGKSHPLVLGVVADAGAALDELTTAAPAGIPAGRAEWAAARRAAYEEATAIAEAEHTDRVDSRQVIRLLRAGLPDDAVITNDAGNFAGWLHTFFRFRRPHSYVGAASGAMGYALPAAIGARLAHPDRPVVAVAGDGGAMMTVQELETAVRLRTPVVLVVMNNNMYGSIRMHQERAHPGRVVGSDLGNPDFAALARAFGAAGETVRCDAEFGPALATALLRDGPTVIEVVTDPEQISVSSTITQLRECAR
- a CDS encoding sodium:solute symporter family protein, translated to MWIVLLCVAAYMAVLALISFLVRRSSGTSASFTTGGKAFPAILIGFLLASEFIGTTASVGTAQVAYRSGISAAWNIAVLGIGFILFAWLLAHRFRALGESTISGALARFYGERVRKATSVLMVCALMTVAVSTYASGGAVLAGLLGIGKVPAILLVGVAATVYVLIGGMRSVVYTNVLHALVMLVGIGILAAVAIGRAGGPGNLRIELPPEFFSVSGVGWSQIFAWMVAGVGAIFATQYVVQAIATTPDPHRARIATLWSAAILIPYGLLASVVGMSAAVIHPGIDPIQALPSLTVDLPPLVAGFVVAGLAGAIFGTVAAITLGCSTLLVKDFLDPAMNRTGDDRRSVLLLRSATLAVGLLPVLLAVTAEDVVAVTFLAKALRAGLAVLVLLMFFRPGFGTRTGALTSIFAALVATIGWFLLGNPFGIDNAYVAVAVPMLTMTLFHLFARRGGPGAPEQPMPEPTTTERTA